One genomic segment of Belonocnema kinseyi isolate 2016_QV_RU_SX_M_011 chromosome 2, B_treatae_v1, whole genome shotgun sequence includes these proteins:
- the LOC117166871 gene encoding zinc finger matrin-type protein CG9776, with product METDSRRKRSPSEDSDDARRRRSRKYDRSPSPRRSRYRRSRSRDRRSRSSSRDRRRKETARPQEWNKASAAPQTQTTAPSTTPAGYAPPVQYQGPPPPNTTQPPPQLGSYAPGYNNYNYNYGQGYEYSYQQPPGYRSDYPPPNWQGNQVPYNNQQAPPPPTLTAASQESGRTVEPVPPGMVPPTLPRPEDAKKEAIAAEVKQQKATLAKQREEYVKKSGTLQRELEILRQQCDEIGKETGGRENNRIIKENQKLQIEIQNKMKSIHNVIDMLSGIIGDKVTVDDLKNKFKPESNKRLKSPKEEFPSEKTETPEKTAPPELDRDIKHSKDEKPAYNFVHYDPEMHWCKVCDIFPKTAKEYLNHLHSNEHKETCLERKIVDMPWHEHIGDASEKEVPYFPGLPTKRTPIKGLQFFSPATAWYCKLCDAWIGDLHCASLHLKSKRHSENFSRFVEQNPHWETDWMADREKAFSEEKHKQIQQELQKQKDDVQQPSLASKPKKAKKSKKKSKKSKKRKAKSSNSDSTSDSENSDSESDQDTSKSIRVAMRNKMKASTQAILNEEIDYHGIKLKGPWAQLAQQQMKTSSNSENHGGPESDDRQLLNSIRDKLKAKQEEEIKAMNSRKLGMEKSMVQELEHEQNNPYQKKEDELAAWGPKEPPKPFWIKKDEDKNNQSAKPLELAEPKEMPKPHMGFWTKQQVNMPPKVESKSSEKEEDRDREREQRYKDERDRKFDRRDEKYERYEEKKYDKYDNSRRRGGGRDRERERDRERERERDYYEDRRKRESGESPRRDRNWRGESPKRGGGYEKYKERREGSDPNDESKFEKKANEAASKLKKNNLAPAKKPPNATGGGSSSSGSSSTPVTKGKLPFIGRLPLFKKKNEEPKLPEKEPAPLPYAQSKFENTPKVPSDIINPPGIVHITKLATPVHLNSAMGKPQMKILVAPPPPVLKENNNKQTMQVVDMEIEDQTEEAVIEQSSSSSIVVEHQKDTAKIPIPASLPPLNQPPPSFLNQQQHQSLQSEKLNFITNRPPPGFANHAPPPPFTQNPPPPSRFQVRPPFVPNHQVQMAATMNYPNPPPPLGEAMAAELAEIPEPTDKRPDGSNPLPEDLQEALNIIFPKDEVPEPKANNAIPRENTVMYTSMYSMLGCVGYGPEYMDHPPPEITQPEQEIDTQDGTDDLRMLGIDEGDCVL from the exons ATGGAAACAGATTCGAGACGTAAAAGGAGTCCGAGTGAGGATTCCGATGACGCTCGTAGACGAAGGTCACGGAAATATGACAGATCTCCTTCTCCGAGGCGATCTAGGTATCGGAGATCCAGATCTAGGGATCGACGATCTCGCTCTTCTTCGAGAGACAGGAGAAGAAAAGAGACAGCCAGGCCTCAAGAATGGAACAAAGCGTCTGCTGCCCCTCAAACTCAAACCACAGCGCCTTCTACAACGCCTGCGGGCTATGCCCCTCCGGTTCAGTACCag GGTCCACCACCGCCAAACACAACTCAGCCCCCTCCACAATTGGGATCATACGCACCGGGTTACAACAACTACAACTACAATTACGGTCAGGGCTACGAATACAGCTACCAACAACCACCGGGCTATCGCAGC GATTATCCGCCGCCGAACTGGCAGGGAAATCAAGTGCCATATAACAATCAGCAAGCGCCGCCACCACCCACGCTGACGGCGGCGTCCCAGGAGTCGGGACGAACAGTTGAACCTGTTCCGCCTGGAATGGTGCCACCGACTCTGCCAAGACCCGAAGACGCCAAGAAAGAAG CAATCGCAGCTGAAGTGAAACAGCAAAAAGCAACACTAGCAAAGCAGCGAGAAGAATACGTTAAGAAATCGGGAACGCTTCAGCGTGAATTGGAAATATTGCGACAGCAGTGCGATGAAATTGGGAAAGAAACGGGCGGAAGGGAGAACAACCGAATCATCAAAGAAAATCAGAAATTGCAG attgaaattcaaaataaaatgaagtcAATTCACAACGTGATCGACATGCTCAGTGGCATAATCGGCGATAAAGTGACCGTGGACGACCTGAAGAACAAATTCAAGCCCGAATCGAACAAGCGTTTAAAAAGTCCGAAAGAGGAATTTCCGTCGGAAAAAACGGAGACGCCCGAAAAAACGGCGCCACCGGAACTCGATCGGGACATTAAGCACAGCAAAGATGAGAAACCGGCTTATAATTTTGTGCATTACGATCCCGAAATGCACTGGTGCAAAGTCTGCGATATCTTTCCAAAAACCGCTAAGGAATATTTGAATCATCTTCATAGCAATGAGCACAAGGAGACTTGTCTG GAGCGCAAGATTGTCGATATGCCGTGGCACGAGCACATTGGAGACGCGTCGGAAAAAGAAGTGCCCTACTTTCCCGGTCTACCAACGAAAAGAACGCCGATAAAAg gaTTGCAATTCTTCAGTCCGGCCACCGCATGGTATTGCAAACTCTGCGATGCTTGGATTGGCGATCTTCACTGCGCTAGCCTCCATTTGAAGTCGAAACGACACTCTGAAAACTTTTCG CGTTTTGTGGAACAGAATCCGCACTGGGAGACGGACTGGATGGCTGATCGTGAGAAGGCATTCTCCGAGGAGAAGCACAAGCAAATCCAGCAGGAATTGCAAAAGCAGAAGGACGACGTGCAGCAGCCGTCGCTCGCTTCGAAGCCGAAGAAGGCAAAAAAGAGTAAGAAAAAGTCGAAAAAGAGTAAGAAGCGCAAGGCGAAAAGTAGCAATAGCGACTCGACCAGCGATTCTGAAAATTCCGATTCCGAGTCGGACCAGGACACCTCGAAAAGTATCCGGGTGGCAATGCGAAACAAGATGAAAGCCTCGACCCAGGCGATTCTCAACGAGGAGATTGACTATCATGGGATCAAGTTGAAGGGGCCCTGGGCTCAACTTGCCCAGCAGCAGATGAAGACGAGCTCGAATTCGGAGAATCACGGTGGTCCCGAGTCGGACGACCGACAACTCCTCAATTCAATAAGAGACAAGCTGAAAGCGAAACAGGAGGAGGAGATCAAGGCGATGAACAGTCGGAAGTTGGGAATGGAGAAGTCGATGGTTCAGGAGTTGGAGCACGAGCAGAACAATCCCTATCAGAAGAAGGAGGACGAGCTGGCGGCCTGGGGACCGAAAGAGCCGCCCAAGCCCTTCTGGATCAAGAAAGACGAGGACAAGAACAATCAGTCGGCGAAGCCGCTCGAGCTTGCCGAGCCCAAGGAGATGCCCAAGCCGCACATGGGATTCTGGACGAAGCAGCAGGTGAATATGCCGCCGAAAGTGGAGAGCAAGTCGAGCGAGAAGGAGGAGGATCGGGATCGGGAGCGCGAGCAGCGCTACAAGGATGAGCGGGATCGGAAGTTTGATCGGCGGGATGAGAAGTATGAGCGGTACGAGGAGAAGAAGTATGACAAGTATGACAACAGTAGGAGACGCGGTGGGGGCAGAGATCGTGAACGGGAGCGCGATCGGGAGCGGGAGCGCGAGCGAGATTATTACGAGGATCGGCGAAAGCGCGAGTCGGGCGAGTCACCGCGACGTGATCGGAATTGGCGCGGCGAGAGTCCGAAGCGCGGTGGTGGCTATGAGAAGTACAAGGAGCGGCGGGAGGGCAGCGATCCGAATGACGAGTCAAAATTTGAGAAGAAGGCGAATGAGGCGGCGTCGAAGTTGAAGAAGAACAACTTGGCACCCGCGAAGAAACCCCCGAACGCTACTGGCGGCGGCAGCAGTAGCAGCGGCAGCAGCAGCACCCCCGTGACAAAAGGTAAGCTCCCTTTTATCGGGCGGCTTCCCCTTTTTAAGAAGAAGAACGAGGAGCCGAAGCTGCCTGAGAAAGAACCCGCTCCTCTGCCCTACGCGCAAAGCAAATTTGAGAATACGCCCAAAGTGCCGAGCGATATTATCAATCCGCCCGGTATTGTTCACATCACCAAGTTGGCGACACCTGTTCACTTGAATAGTGCGATGGGCAAGCCGCAGATGAAAATTCTGGTGGCGCCGCCGCCTCCCGTTCTCAAGGAGAACAACAACAAGCAGACGATGCAAGTCGTTGATATGGAGATTGAGGACCAGACGGAGGAGGCGGTGATAGAGCAGTCGTCGTCGTCGAGTATTGTCGTTGAGCATCAGAAAGACACGGCCAAAATTCCGATACCAGCGTCTCTCCCGCCGCTGAATCAGCCGCCACCCTCGTTTCTGAATCAACAGCAGCACCAGTCGCTTCAAAGCGAGAAGCTGAATTTCATAACGAATAGACCGCCGCCGGGGTTTGCCAATCATGCTCCTCCGCCGCCCTTCACCCAGAATCCACCGCCGCCTTCTCGGTTCCAAGTGCGACCGCCTTTTGTGCCGAATCATCAGGTCCAGATGGCGGCAACGATGAACTATCCGAATCCGCCGCCGCCTTTGGGTGAAGCGATGGCCGCGGAACTCGCGGAGATTCCCGAGCCGACCGACAAACGGCCCGACGGATCAAATCCGCTGCCCGAGGATCTGCAGGAGGcgttgaatattattttcccGAAGGACGAGGTGCCCGAACCGAAAGCGAATAATGCAATTCCGCGGGAGAATACGGTTATGTATACTTCGATGTATAGTATGCTGGGTTGTGTTGGATATGGGCCGGAATATATGGACCATCCTCCGCCGGAAATCACCCAGCCGGAGCAGGAAATTGACACGCAGGATGGAACGGATGATTTGAGAATGCTCGGGATTGACGAGGGCGATTGTGTCTTGTAA